One Actinomycetospora corticicola genomic window, CACCGGAGCGCTGGCCCAGCAGTACGGGCCGAAGGGCATCCGCGCGAACAGCGTCGCGCCGGGGCCCATCTGGACCCCGCTCATCCCGGCGACCATCGCGCCGGAGGACGTCGAGGGCTTCGGCACGTCGACCCCGCTCGGGCGCCCCGGCCAGCCCGCCGAGCTCGCCCCGGTCTACGTCATGCTGGCCTCCGACGAGTCCAGCTACGTCTCCGGCGCCCGGATCGCGGTCACCGGCGGGACGCCCATCCTCTGACCGGCTACACCGACCGGAGCCCCGCCCGTCGGGGCGAGGGCTGCGCCACCTCGTCGGCCGAGTGCACCAGGGCGATCGACGGCGCGGGCTCGACGTCCGCCCCGTCGTCGATCGCGGCCAGCGCCTCGACGAAGTAGTGCAGCAGCGACGACGGCGGGATCGCGCGGGACAGCCACACCTCGCGCGTCCCCGGGTCGGCCACCCAGGCCGTCCGTCCGTCGAGCTGCTCCCAGTACACGCTCACCCCGGCCTCCCGCAGCACCGGCAGGGCCGCGAGCGGGTCGGGGACGAAGTCGGGAGAAGCGTTCACACCGGGACGTCCGCGCCCCGGCGCCGGGCGGATCGGCACTGGTTGAAAGTTGGGCCGAACCTCCGTCGGAGTCGTGGCAGGCGGACCAACGTGATCGACGATGTGGCGTCACTGCCACGGGATGACAGCAACGACGCGCTCCTGCCACGAGGAGGGAGGTCAGCCCAGCCGGTTCACGAGGTCGGTGACGAGGAGGGTCAGGAACAGCGCCGACGAGGCCCCGAGCAGGATGTTGGACAGCCACCCCGAGCGGCCGTCCCGGGCGATGCGCGACGAGTTGAGCAGCAGCATCAGCGTGATCGCGAGGAACGGCATGAACACCGACCCGAGCACGCCGTAGACCAGGGTCAGCCCGAACGGCCGGTCGATGAACAGCAGCGCCATCGGCGGCAGGGTCAGCCAGAGCAGGTACCCGCGGAACGGCCACGAGCGCTCGACGTCGGCGGCGGAGTACTCGGCGCCGGCGGCGTCCTCGTCGCCCACCGCCGCGTCGGCCGCCTCCGTCGCCCGAGACCCGTGCGGCAGGCGCAGCGTCCGGAGGGTGTCGGCGAACAGGAGGCTGACGCCGTTCCACACCCCGAGCAGCGAGCTGGTGGTCACGGCGAGGAAGCCGACGAGGAACAGGATGCGTGCCCACTGCCCGTAGTCCGCGGCGAGCACCTCGCCGAGGACGAGCAGCCCGCGGTCGGACTCGGTGAGGTCCTGCCCGAGCAGCAGCGTCGAGCCGACGACGAGCATCGCGACGACGAAGATCCCGGTCATGACGTAGCCGACGGCGTTGTCGAGCCGCATCATCGAGAGCCAGCCGGTGCCCTTCCAGCCCTTGGCGAACATCCAGTAGCCGTAGGCGGCCATCGTGATCGTGCCGCCGACGCCCCCGATCAGCCCCAGGACGTACACGGTGGAGCCGGCGGGCAGCCGCGGCACCAGCCCCGACGCCAGGTCGCCGAGGTCCGGCGCGACGAGCACGGCGACCGACACGACCGTGACGAACTTGAGCGCCACGAGCACGGTGATGAACCGTTCGAACACCTGGTAGCGCTGCGCCCACACGAGAGCGAGCCCGAGCACCCCGGCGATCATCGCCCAGTAGCGCACCGACAGGCCGCCGAACAGGGCGTTGAGCGGCAGCCCGACCGCGGACATCGCGGTCGCGCCGTAGACGAAGCCCCAGATCACGATGTAGACCGCGAAGAACCCGGTGGCCCAGCGGCCGAGCCGGCGCCAGCCGTCGAGCAGGGTCGATCCCGACGCCAGGTGCCAGCGCCCGACCCCCTCGCCGAGGGCCAGCTTGAGCACCGTGCCGAGCAGCGCGGCCCAGAGCAGCGCGGTGCCGTACTCGGCCCCCGCGACCATCGTCGCGACCAGATCGCCCGCGCCGACCCCGGCCGCCGCGGCGAGGATGCCGGGCCCGAGGCTGCGGAACCGGGCGGCACCGGTCGGCGGCTCGAGCGGCTCGGCCGGGTGCTGCGCGACGGGCACGTCCTGGCTCATGGCGGCTCCTTCGTGCCGGGTTCGGGTGATTCTGCCCGGTTCGGGTCCGCCAGGACATCTCCGTGGAGACCGCCACCCGGTTTCCGCTCCGCGGTAGGACCCGTGTGCGGGGTCACAACTCTCCTGCACGATGCCCGCGTGACAGCCGTCCGTGACATCCCGGTCAGCGACGTCGACCTCTTCGCCGACGACGCGCGGGTCGACCCCTATCCGATCTACCGCGAGCTGCGCGACGCCGGACCCGTCGTCGAGATGGCCCGCCACGGCCACTACGCGCTCCCCCGCTACGCCGACGTCCGCGCGGCGCTCATGGACTGGCGCACGTTCTCCTCGGCGAGGTCGGTGTTCGTCGACGAGGAGACGAACCGGACCCTCGAGGGCATCACGCTGTGCTCCGACCCGCCGGACCACACGATGATGCGCTCGGTGCTCGGCCGCCCGCTGCGACCCGACCGGATGCGGGAGATCGCACCGACGATCGCCGCGGAGGCCGACCGCGTGGTCGACCGCGTGGTCGGGGCCGGGCGCTTCGACGCCGTCGCCGACCTCGCCGAGCACCTGCCCATGGCGGTCGTCTCGACACTCGTCGGCCTCGGGGAGGAGTACCGCGGCAAGCTCCTGGAGTGGGCCGCGGCGATCTGGGACGTCCAGGGGCCCCGTAATCAGCGGTTCCTCGACGCCGGGCCCCAGGTCGGCGAGTTCCTGTCCTTCGCGGCGAACGACGCCGTGCCCGGACGGATCGACCCGGACGGCTGGGCGGCCCACCTCTACGAGGCGGCCGACCGCGGCGAGATGCCGCGCGAGAAGTGCCCGGTGATGATGCTCGACTACGTCACGCCGAGCCTCGACACCACGATCCTGGGGATCGCGTCGATGATCGCGCTGTTCGCCGACCACCCCGACCAGTGGGACGCCCTGCGCGCGGACCGGTCGCTCATCCCGCACGCCATCAACGAGGCGCTGCGGATCGAGACCCCGGTCCCGCAGTTCACGCGCGTCCTCACCGAGGACCACGAGATCGACGGCGTCGCCCTGCCCGCCGGCAGCCGGGTGGCCCTGCTCTACGGGTCGGCCAACCGCGACGAGCGCAAGTACCCCGACCCGGACCGCTTCGACATCACCCGCAAGCCGTCCGACCACCTCGCCTTCGGCCGCGGCGAGCACGTCTGCGTCGGCATGCACCTGGCCCGCCTGGAGATGTCGACGCTGCTCGAACGCCTCGCCGACCGGGTGTCCCGCTTCGAGGTCCGGGGCCGCACGCCGATGATCAACAACGGCCTGCGGGGCTGGGAGCACCTCGACGTGACGGTGTCGCCGGTCTAGGGCCGCCGGCGCATCCGGTCGATCGCGCGCAGGTCCCGCGCCGCCAGCCGCACGCCCGCCACGCCGAGGTTCTCGGCGAGGCGCTCGGGCGAGGTCGTCTTCGGGAACGCGATCAACCCCCGGTCCAGGTGCCAGCGCAGCAGCACCTGGGCCGGGGTCGCGTCGACCCGGTCGGCCACGCGCCGGGCCGTCGGGTGCGCGATCAACCGGCCCTCGCGCAGCGGGCCCCACGCCTCGGTCGCGATGCCGTGGCGCCGGTGGAACGCCTGCATCGCCCGGTGCGGGGTCCGCGGGTTGGCCCGGATCTGGTGCACCGCGGGCACCACGCCGGTCGCGTCGATCAGGGCGCGCACCCCTCGCCGCGAGAAGTTCGACAGCCCGATCGACCGCGCCGCCCCGTCGTCGCGGGCCTCGATCAGCGCCCGCCAGACGTCGACGTCCCGGTCGCCGGGCCGGTGGATCAGGAACAGGTCGACGTGGTCGGTGCCGAGCCGCTCCAGGCTCTCTGCCAGGGCCGCGCGCGGGTCGCCGTGGCGCCCGTCGTCGAGCTTCGTCGTGATCCAGACGTCCTCGCGGGGCACGCCGGCGGCCCGGATGCCCTCCCCGACCTCGCGTTCGTTGCCGTAGCCCTGCGCCGTGTCGACGTGGCGGTAGCCCAGCTCCAGCGCGGTCGCGACCACGCGGGCCGTGTCGGCGGGCGGGACGTGGTAGACGCCGAGCCCGAACTGCGGGACCGATCTGCCGTCGTTCAGTGTCTTCCGGGGGATGCCGTCCATCAGAATCCGATGATGGACCTCGACGTGGCCGTCGTCGGCGCCGGCTTCTCCGGGCTGCTCGCCCTGCACCTGCTGCGGGAGGCGGGCCTGCGCGCGCACGCCTTCGACGCGGCGGGCAACGTCGGCGGCACCTGGTGGTGGCACGCCTATCCCGGCTCGCACCTGGACACCTCCTGCGAGCACTACCAGTACCGCGTCTCCGAGCAGCTCTACCGCGACTGGGGCTGGAGCGAGCGGTACCCGGCGGGCTACGAGGTGCAGCGCTGGTTCCGCTTCGTCGCCGACCGGCTCGACCTGCGCCGCTCGCTCTCGCTGCGCACGCGGGTCGTCTCCGCCGTTCCCGACGACGGGGTCTGGGCCCTGGAGACCGCCCCCGGCGGTCCCGTCCGGGCGCGCGAGCTGGTCGTCTGTCCCGGTCGTCGCCCCGTCGAACCGGCGGTCGACACGGCGGCCTTCGCCGGCCTCGTCGTCCGGACCGCCGCGTGGCCCGAGGACGGCCACGACCTGACCGGCCGCCGGGTCGGGATCGTGGGGACCACCCCCGCCACCGTGCAGCTGGTGCCGTGGATCGTCGACCGGGTGGCGTCGCTGGTCGTCCTGGCCGACGGTGCGGTCGACGTCGTGCGCCGGCACAACCCCGTCTACGGCTGGCAGGAGCGCGCCGACTACCGGGCGCACTTCCCCCCGCCCGGGGAGCCGGGCCCGACGCCGGCCGACCGCGCCGCCATGCGCGCCCGCACCGAGGACCGGCGCCTTCTTCCCGACGCCGGGTCGGGTCCGGTCGTGCTCGACGACGGCTACCTCGAGGCGTTCGCCCGGGACCACGTCACGCTCGCGTCGCTCGCCGACCTGGTGCGGGTGGACCCGTCCGGGTTCGCGACGACCGACGGGACGCACGAGCTCGACGTGCTCGTCGTCGCCGACGCCTTCGACGCCGGCCCGCCCGCGCTCGACGGGATCGCCGACGGGCCGGGGCGGCACGTCGTCGTCGCCCGGCCTGACCGGACGCCCTGCGTGGACCTGCAGGACCAGGTCGAGGCCGTCGTCGGGACGATCCTGGCGAGCACGGTCCGGTGACGTTCGAGGCCCGACCGATCGGTCACGTCGAGTCCGCCCTGGTCGACCGCGCCGACGCGCCGAAACAGGCCGACGAGGGCGCCCCGGACGCGTGGCTCGTGCTCGACCCCGCGCTCGCCCCCGCCGCGGCCGACATCGCCGTCGGCGACGAGCTCGTCGTCGTGACGTGGCTGCACGACGCCGACCGCTCGGTGCTCGTGGTGCACCCGCGCGGCGACCCGTCCTGGCCGCCGACCGGGGTGTTCAGCACCCGCTCCCCCGCGCGCCCCAACCCGGTGGGCCTGCACACCGTGCGGGTACTCGGCCGGGACGGCACGCGGATCCACGTCGACGCCCTCGAGGCGATCGA contains:
- a CDS encoding Nramp family divalent metal transporter, producing MSQDVPVAQHPAEPLEPPTGAARFRSLGPGILAAAAGVGAGDLVATMVAGAEYGTALLWAALLGTVLKLALGEGVGRWHLASGSTLLDGWRRLGRWATGFFAVYIVIWGFVYGATAMSAVGLPLNALFGGLSVRYWAMIAGVLGLALVWAQRYQVFERFITVLVALKFVTVVSVAVLVAPDLGDLASGLVPRLPAGSTVYVLGLIGGVGGTITMAAYGYWMFAKGWKGTGWLSMMRLDNAVGYVMTGIFVVAMLVVGSTLLLGQDLTESDRGLLVLGEVLAADYGQWARILFLVGFLAVTTSSLLGVWNGVSLLFADTLRTLRLPHGSRATEAADAAVGDEDAAGAEYSAADVERSWPFRGYLLWLTLPPMALLFIDRPFGLTLVYGVLGSVFMPFLAITLMLLLNSSRIARDGRSGWLSNILLGASSALFLTLLVTDLVNRLG
- a CDS encoding cytochrome P450; this encodes MTAVRDIPVSDVDLFADDARVDPYPIYRELRDAGPVVEMARHGHYALPRYADVRAALMDWRTFSSARSVFVDEETNRTLEGITLCSDPPDHTMMRSVLGRPLRPDRMREIAPTIAAEADRVVDRVVGAGRFDAVADLAEHLPMAVVSTLVGLGEEYRGKLLEWAAAIWDVQGPRNQRFLDAGPQVGEFLSFAANDAVPGRIDPDGWAAHLYEAADRGEMPREKCPVMMLDYVTPSLDTTILGIASMIALFADHPDQWDALRADRSLIPHAINEALRIETPVPQFTRVLTEDHEIDGVALPAGSRVALLYGSANRDERKYPDPDRFDITRKPSDHLAFGRGEHVCVGMHLARLEMSTLLERLADRVSRFEVRGRTPMINNGLRGWEHLDVTVSPV
- a CDS encoding aldo/keto reductase, translated to MDGIPRKTLNDGRSVPQFGLGVYHVPPADTARVVATALELGYRHVDTAQGYGNEREVGEGIRAAGVPREDVWITTKLDDGRHGDPRAALAESLERLGTDHVDLFLIHRPGDRDVDVWRALIEARDDGAARSIGLSNFSRRGVRALIDATGVVPAVHQIRANPRTPHRAMQAFHRRHGIATEAWGPLREGRLIAHPTARRVADRVDATPAQVLLRWHLDRGLIAFPKTTSPERLAENLGVAGVRLAARDLRAIDRMRRRP
- a CDS encoding flavin-containing monooxygenase, whose product is MDLDVAVVGAGFSGLLALHLLREAGLRAHAFDAAGNVGGTWWWHAYPGSHLDTSCEHYQYRVSEQLYRDWGWSERYPAGYEVQRWFRFVADRLDLRRSLSLRTRVVSAVPDDGVWALETAPGGPVRARELVVCPGRRPVEPAVDTAAFAGLVVRTAAWPEDGHDLTGRRVGIVGTTPATVQLVPWIVDRVASLVVLADGAVDVVRRHNPVYGWQERADYRAHFPPPGEPGPTPADRAAMRARTEDRRLLPDAGSGPVVLDDGYLEAFARDHVTLASLADLVRVDPSGFATTDGTHELDVLVVADAFDAGPPALDGIADGPGRHVVVARPDRTPCVDLQDQVEAVVGTILASTVR
- a CDS encoding TrmO family methyltransferase domain-containing protein, producing the protein MTFEARPIGHVESALVDRADAPKQADEGAPDAWLVLDPALAPAAADIAVGDELVVVTWLHDADRSVLVVHPRGDPSWPPTGVFSTRSPARPNPVGLHTVRVLGRDGTRIHVDALEAIDGTPVIDLKRALAPRPEER